In Pseudoroseomonas cervicalis, the DNA window CTGGCGCTGGCCGATGGCACGCGCGCCGTGCTGGATGGCGAGCGCGGCCGGCTGATCCCCGATCCGGACGAGGCGGTGCTGGAGCGCGCCCGCGCCGCCAAGGAGCAGGGCGCCGCGCGGGCCGAGGCGGCGCGCCAGGCCGCCTTCCGCCCCGCCATCACCCGCGATGGCCACCGGGTCGAGGTCGCGGCCAATGTCCGCCGGCCGGAGGAGGCCATCGAGGCCGTCGCCGCCGGCGCCGAGGGCAGCGGCCTGGTGCGTAGCGAGTTCCTCTTTGACGAACGCGCCGAACCGCCGACCGAGGAGGAGCAGTTCGACCTCTATCGCCGCCTGGCGGAAGGCTTCGGCGGGCTGCCGGTGGTGCTGCGCACCCTGGATGCCGGCGGCGACAAGCCGCTGCGCTTCGTGCGCCACCCGGTGGAGGCCAACCCCTTCCTCGGCCTGCGCGGGCTGCGCCTGTCGCTGGCCGAGCCGGCGCTGTTCCGCGCGCAGATCCGCGCTGCCCTGCGCGCCGCCCGGCATGGCGATCTGCGCATCATGCTGCCGATGGTGGACGGGCTGGCCGATCTCCGCGCCGCGCGCGAGATCATCGAGGCCGAGCGCGCCGCCCTGGCCACGCCGCCGGTGGAGGTCGGCATCATGGTCGAGGTGCCCTCGGCCGCGGTGATGGCGGACCAGCTGGCGCGGGAGGCGGATTTCTTCTCGATCGGCACCAACGACCTGACGCAATACGCGCTCGCGGTGGACCGGCTGCACCCGACGCTCGGCGCGCGCTCCGACGCGCTGGACCCGGCGGTGCTGCGGCTGATCGACATGACGGTGAAGGCGGCGCATGCGCGCGGCCGCTGGGTCGGCGTCTGCGGCAACATGGCGGCCGACCCGATGGCGGCGCCGATCCTGCTGGGCCTTGGTGTCGACGAGCTCTCCGTCTCCATCCCCAATGTGGCGGCGCTGAAGGCGCAGATCCGCGCGCTGTCCATGGCCGAGGCCGAGGCGGCGGCGCGCCTGGCGCTGAACTGCGCCACGGCGGCGGAGGTGCGGGCCCTGCCCAGCCTGCGGAAGCTCGGCCATGCCGGCTGAGCCCGCCATGCCGCGCATTGCCACCGTCACGCTGAACCCGGCGCTGGATTTGACCATCCCGTTGCCGCAGCTGGTGCGGGGCAGCGTCAACCGCGCCGGCGCGGCCGAGCTGCGGCCGGCGGGGAAGGGGGTCAATGTCTCCGTCATGCTCGCCGTCCTTGGCGAGGCCTCGCGCGCCACGGGGCTGCTGGGGGCGGCGGATCTGCCGGTCTTCGAGGCCTTCCTGGCGCCGCTCGGCATCCAGGGCGACTTCCAGCCGGTGCCCGGCCGCTGCCGCATCAATGTGAAGCTGGTGGAGACCGGGGAGGGCGAGGTCACCGATATCAACCCGCCCGGCCCGACCGTCGACGATGCGGCGCTGCAGGCCATGCTGCGGCGGCTGCAGCCGGCGCCGCGCATCGCCGTGCTGTCCGGCAGCCTGCCGCCCGGCCTCGGCCCGGCGGCGCTGGCCAGCGTGCTGGCCCGGCTGAAGGCGGATGGCAGCCTGGTGGTGCTGGACAGCAGCGGCCCCGCCTTCGAGGCTGCCCTGGCCGAGGGGCCGGCCCTGGTGAAGCCCAATCGCGACGAGCTTTCGGCCCTGCTCGGCCGGCCATTGCCCGACCGTGCCGCGCTGCTGCAGGGCGCGCGGGAGCTGCAGGCCCGCGGCATCGGCCATGTCGTCGTCTCGGCCGGCGGGGAGGGCGCGCTCTTCGTGCTGCCCGAAGCCTGCCTCTGGGCCAAGCCGCCGCGCGTGGCACTGACCACCACGGTGGGCGCTGGCGATGCCATGGTGGCGGGGCTCACCGCCGCGCTGGCCCGTGGCCTGGACCCCGAGGCGATGGCGCGGCTGGCCACCGGCTGCGCCGCCGCCGCCGTCTCCCGCCCCTCCGGCGGGCTGCCGGCCCTGGCCGAGATCGAGCGGCTGGCCGGCGCCACCCATGTCGAATTCCTCTGACGTCTTCGCGGCGCTGCCGCCCCATGCCAATGGACGAGTGCCATGACCTCTGATCCCGGCCGAGAAGCGGCCACGCGCCTCCTGGCGGTCATCCGCCACGCGGCCAGCCAGCCCCATGCCAGCATGGCGGCCGAGGCGCTGCGCGACGCGGCCGAGCGCGCCGGCCTGACGCTGACGCTCGACACCGGGGAGGGCGCCACGGCCACGCTGCCCGAGCCCGATGCGGTGCTGCTGGTGGGCGACGCCACGGCCG includes these proteins:
- the pfkB gene encoding 1-phosphofructokinase; this encodes MPAEPAMPRIATVTLNPALDLTIPLPQLVRGSVNRAGAAELRPAGKGVNVSVMLAVLGEASRATGLLGAADLPVFEAFLAPLGIQGDFQPVPGRCRINVKLVETGEGEVTDINPPGPTVDDAALQAMLRRLQPAPRIAVLSGSLPPGLGPAALASVLARLKADGSLVVLDSSGPAFEAALAEGPALVKPNRDELSALLGRPLPDRAALLQGARELQARGIGHVVVSAGGEGALFVLPEACLWAKPPRVALTTTVGAGDAMVAGLTAALARGLDPEAMARLATGCAAAAVSRPSGGLPALAEIERLAGATHVEFL